The Paraburkholderia sp. SOS3 genome includes a region encoding these proteins:
- a CDS encoding Mpo1-like protein, with amino-acid sequence MDPHSTQHEPHFASFAEFYPYYLEEHRNLTSRRLHFLGSLGVIGCLAMALASADWMWLPAAVICGYGFAWAGHFFFEKNRPATFRHPIYSLMGDWVMFRDICTGKISL; translated from the coding sequence ATGGACCCGCATTCCACGCAACACGAACCGCACTTCGCGAGCTTCGCCGAGTTCTATCCGTATTACCTTGAAGAGCATCGCAATCTCACGTCGCGGCGTCTGCACTTTCTCGGCTCGCTCGGCGTGATCGGCTGCCTCGCAATGGCGCTCGCGTCGGCCGACTGGATGTGGCTGCCGGCGGCGGTCATATGTGGATATGGGTTTGCATGGGCCGGGCATTTCTTCTTCGAAAAGAACCGGCCCGCCACATTCCGCCATCCGATCTACAGCCTGATGGGCGACTGGGTGATGTTCAGAGACATCTGCACAGGGAAGATTTCGTTGTAA
- a CDS encoding alpha/beta fold hydrolase: MIVDVNGKAAYAYTGGKPFDPALPTAVFIHGAEHDHSVWALQTRYFAHHGFGVLALDLPGHCRSAGPALASIGELADWLAALLDATGIARAFVAGHSMGSLVALDFAARYAARATHLALLATAAPMTVSDTLLAAARERETEAIDMVNQWSHSTISAKPSCPAPGFWLHGMNQRLMERVAATGEPRLFHTDFSACNAYADGLDRAARVRCPVRMIVGKRDLMTPPRATRALADALRQSQVPFDIVTLDAGHALMAEQPDATLDALFTFALTSPASVPA, from the coding sequence ATGATCGTCGATGTGAACGGCAAAGCGGCCTACGCGTACACAGGCGGCAAACCCTTCGATCCCGCGCTGCCGACGGCTGTTTTTATCCACGGCGCGGAACACGACCACAGCGTCTGGGCGCTGCAAACGCGCTACTTCGCGCATCACGGCTTTGGCGTGCTCGCACTCGACCTGCCCGGGCACTGCCGTAGCGCGGGCCCGGCGCTCGCCAGCATCGGCGAACTCGCCGACTGGCTCGCGGCACTGCTCGACGCAACCGGCATCGCACGCGCGTTTGTCGCGGGACACAGCATGGGCTCGCTCGTCGCGCTCGACTTCGCGGCGCGTTACGCGGCACGCGCGACGCATCTTGCGCTTCTCGCCACCGCCGCTCCGATGACCGTTTCCGATACGCTGCTCGCCGCGGCGCGCGAGCGCGAAACCGAAGCGATCGACATGGTCAACCAATGGTCGCATTCGACGATCTCCGCCAAGCCGTCATGCCCCGCGCCGGGCTTCTGGCTGCACGGCATGAACCAGCGCCTGATGGAGCGCGTTGCGGCGACCGGCGAACCTCGTCTTTTTCATACCGACTTCAGCGCGTGCAACGCCTATGCCGACGGCCTCGATCGCGCCGCTCGCGTGCGCTGCCCGGTACGGATGATTGTGGGCAAACGCGACCTGATGACGCCGCCGCGCGCAACGCGTGCACTGGCCGATGCGTTGCGCCAATCGCAGGTGCCGTTCGACATCGTCACGCTCGACGCCGGACACGCGCTGATGGCCGAACAGCCCGACGCGACGCTCGATGCACTTTTTACGTTCGCCTTGACGTCACCTGCCAGCGTACCCGCCTGA